The sequence below is a genomic window from Zhongshania aliphaticivorans.
TTGGCAGGTTTCCCATAAATTAACTTGGAACGGTGGCATTTTAGCAACCGGTGGCGGCTTAGTGTTTCAGGGTTCGGCCGACGGTGAAGTGCTGGCCTTCCGTGCGGATAACGGCGAGAAGCTTTGGTCATTTCCGGCAAAAACCGGCGTGATGGCGCCACCGGTAACCTATACCGTTGATGGCGAGCAATACGTGACTATTCTTGCCGGATGGGGCGGCGCCTTTGGCTTGATTGCGGGCTTGGAGCGCGAAGTGACCCCGCCACCGAGCCGAGTACTGACCTTTAAACTGGGTGGCAATGGCGTGCTACCTGAAAACCCGCTCAAGCAATTGCATGAACCTCCACCACGTCTTACCACTGATGAGGCAATTTTGGAGAAAGGCCGTAATCTTTATTACGCCTACTGCAATGCCTGTCATGGTACGGAAGCCATTTCTAATGGCGCGATCCCCGACCTGCGTCACTTACCGGCCGCATTTCATAATAGTTTTAATGCCATTGTACTGGATGGGATTATGAGTAAAGCGGGCATGGTCGGCTTTGGTGAGGTGCTGAGCGAGGATGATGCTTACGCAATACACGCTTTTATTTTAGAGCGTGCGAATGTCGACAAAGAGTTAAGAGCGCAATCCGATTGGTGGAAGGACCTTAAAATCTGGTTCTTTTCACTGCTTGCCAATTTCATTGCTTGGTTGATGTAAGTTTGCCGACCTTAGCGTTGCGGTGTCGGATTTGAGGGAATTATGTATAAAAGAGTAGAGCTTAGTGCTTTTGGTAAACCGGATGTCCTGCACGTTGTGACCGAGGCAGATTTACCGGAGCCGGAACCCGGGCAGGTAAGGGTTAGGGTCCTCAGTGCTGGCACGGGCTTCACCGATACGATTATTCGCCAGGGTCAATATCCGGGCGTAAAAACGAAACCACCGTTTACGCCGGGTTACGACTGGTTTGGTATCGTCGATAAGCTCGGGGCAGGCGTAAGCGATTTGCAGGTAGGGCAGTTTGTGGCCGATATGCCGGTCATTGGTGGTTATACTCAATATCTCTGCGTTGATGCTAAGCAGCTTGTTGTGGCACCGCCCGGCTTAGACCCCGCAGAAGCGGTGTGCATGATTTTGTCCTATACCACGGCCTATCAAATGCTCACCCGCGAGCTTAGCTTGGTACCGGGGCAGCGCTGCCTCGTGCACGCTGCTGGCGGTGCTGTTGGCAGCGCCTTACTGGAGTTAGGCGCGTTACTTGGTTTGGAAATGATTGGCACTGGCTCCCAAGCGAAAAAAGCCTTAATTGAAGGATTGGGCGCTCAGTTTATTGATTACCGCAATGAAGATGTTGGCGCGCGTGTTGCTGAATTAGCGCCGGGTGGGGTAGATGCCGTATTTGACACGCTTGGCGGCCAAAGTTGGTCGGTGTCATATCGCTGTCTGCGCAAAGGTGGTCGCCTAGTCGCGTTTGGCGCCTTGCAGTTGACCACAGGACAAGAGACGGTGCCGCAGTTGTTACTTGGCTTTAGTAAATTACTTGTGCTGTGGCGGCTTTTGCCAGATGGAAAATCCTCCGGCTTTTATAATATTCAAACTCGCCGTCAGCGGCATCCAAGCGACTTTAATGAGGACCTTGGCGCGCTGTTCAATCTGCTGGCGGAAGGAAAATTGCATCCAGCTATTGCCGAGCGCGTTGCCTTAGATGATGTTGTGGAGATCCATCGCCGCTTGGATTGCGGTGATATCGTCGGCAAGGTTGTGTTGGATTGCACGCTATAACCGCCAAGAAATAAGCGAATATAGCCAGAAGCCCCGCTAAGCCATGTTTAGTGGGGCTTTTTCATGGCTGTGTTCTTGAGTCTAAACAGGCTGCTAATAGAGACAGGTGAATTCGCAACCACCGCTGTGATGTAGCTATATGTCGCAGCTTTGAGGAAACGCAGTCGTGCTGTACTATGTTGTCACCGTCAATATGGGGATACCACGTGCACTTTCTAATAGTCTTATACAGTCGAATCATGGCGGTACTTAGCCATATCACCATGAAATTCATTAGTGTGCCGTCGCCCATGATCTATAGCGGCGCAGGAAGCGCCACTGCGCTGTGCGCGGCAATTGGTCGATTTTCGTGTAAACGTGTTTTAGTGGTCACCGACAGTGTGCTTGTCGAGCTCGGGCTTGTGGGCCGGGTAACTGCGGAGTTAGAAAAGATCGGCGTTGCGGTGGAAATTTATGATGCGATTCTACCAGACCCGGATTTTTCGCAGGTCGAGGGTGGCATTACGCTCTGTCAGAAAATGCGTTGTGACGCCGTGTTAGCGATCGGCGGTGGGTCATCGTTGGACGCAGCTAAAGTCATTGCGGTTAGCGCAGGATCAGGGCAGCTGCCCAGAAAAATGCAAGGCTTCTTTAAAGTGGCCAAGCGCGGGCTACCGTTATATTGCATTCCAACGACGGCGGGCACCGGTTCGGAGGCGACAATGGTGTCGGTGATTACGGACGCAGCAAACAGCACAAAATGCTTTATTGTCGACCCGAAACTGGTGCCAGATGCTGTCGCCTTGGATGCAAGCTTAATGACGGGATTGCCGCCGGCAATAACCGCCGCGACTGGTATAGACGCTTTAACCCATGCGATTGAATCGTCGTTGGCAACCGAAGCGACCGAGGAAACCTTGAAAAAGTCTCTTGCCGCAACGGCAATGATTTTTCGGTATTTAGAAACTGCAGTAAACGACGGAGAGAACCTTGAGGCAAGAGAGGCGATGGCCGTAGCGAGTTGTTATGCCGGTGCGGCCTTTACAGTGACTAATGTGGGCTATGTTCACGGTCTTGCCCATCAGTTAGGCGCGCTGTGCCATATACCTCATGGGCTGGCCAATGCCTTGTTTCTGCCCCATGTTTTGGACTTTTACTGTGACACGGCGGCGCCGCAAATGGCGCGTATTGCCGCTGCTGCGGATATTGGTCGTGATGCAGACTCTGATCTAGAACGCGCCAAAAAATTAATCGAGGCTGTTCGGTCTTTAGAGGGCCGCATTGGTGTCCCTACAAGCAGTGATGCGCTCAAACCAGAGATGGTTGAAGAGTTGGCGCGGCGGGCGTTGAAAGAATCTCATGGCCTGTACGGATACCCGGTGCCGAAATACATGCGTAAGGAAGAGTGCGAGGCGATCGTCCGTAAAATACTGCCAGCTTAATCGGGGGCGGCCTGCCTTGGCAGGCCTAGCTTACTAGTATTTAAGGGCGGACGATCTCAAACACGCCTTGGGGTTTGTCTTGCAGCGCAAAAAAGCGCGCCAAGTCAATTTTGCTGCCTTCGATAGAGAGTTGATCGGAAAATATCAGCTTTTTAAGTGAGGCATTGCCCAGTACCAAATCTAAAAACAAATCGTGGCTGATTTTAAGCGTGGCATTGGCATTTTCTACGGCAGCCGCCTGGGTGTGGTGCAGTACCGAGTTTTTTAGCGTTAGGACATGATTTTCGTTCAGATCCGTAAAATGGAAGTTGATCGTCATCGCCAATCCCTCGGCTTTCTCTGCATTTAGCTGTGCGGCCATCACATCGAAGAAATTTGATCTTGCGGCAAATTTAACCATATCTCGGCCTAGTGCCAGCTCGGCTGCGCTCTTAGGTTTGCCCTGACGAAGCTCTTTCGCGCCGGTTAAATAAATGTCGCGCCACGGCGCAGATTCGGCTTGGTAGCCTAGCTGCTCATAGTTGCGGGCCAGCAGGGCCTTGGCCTCGCTGTCAGCTGGCTGGGCGAAAACTAGGTGATTTAGTAAGGTTGCTGTCCAGCGATATTCTCCGCCGTCAAACGCGCTTTGCGCCAACGCCAGTACCTGTTCGGCGCCGCCCATGGCCGCCACATAATGCTGCGCAGCCTGTTCCGGTGGCAGGGGGTCGAGGTTGGCTGGGTTGCCGTCATACCAACCAAAATAGCGTTGATATACCGCGCGGGCATTGTGCCGCAAGCTACCATAGTAACCGCGGTTGGCGAAGCTCTCTTGCAGTGCGGCGGGCAGTTTAATCTGTTCGGCTATTTCGCTTGGGGTATAGCCCTTGTAGGCTAGCCGTAGGGTTTGGTCGTGAATATATTTATAGGTGTCACGCTGTATTTCTAAAAAGCTGGCGATACGTTGACTACCCCAAATTGGCCAGTGGTGACTGGCAAAATAAACGTCTGCCGCGCTGAACATATTTTTGGCCTCATCGATAAACCCACTCCAGGCGAGGGCGTCGCGGACTTTTGCACCGCGCAAGGTGTAGAGGTTGTGCATATTGCGTGAAACAAGCTCCGCGCCGCAAAACGCTTTGTGCGCGGGCAAATAGAAGGTGAATTCCGCTGGTGCCTCGGAGCCGGAGACATTCTGAAAAACAAACTCCACGCCGTCTATCGTTAATGTTTGGCCGGTATGATCGATGGTTTCGGTGGGGGGTAAAATGCTGATATTGCCGTAGGAGGGGCCTTTGCCGAGCCCAGAATCCACATGGCCTCGCTCGGTTCGCGGCAGTGTGCTGCCATACATATAATCTGAACGGCGCATCATGGTTGGTCCGGCCAGCATGTTTTCGCTGGTGGCTTCTTCTAGAAAGCCCTGGGGGGCAATAACGCGGACCTTGGCTATGTCGGTCTGACCTGCATCTAGTGCGCCAAGCACGCCGCCAAAATGATCGATGTGGCTGTGGGTAAACAGAATGGCGCTAATGGGTTTTCTGGGCAGATGCTCAAATGCGAAATTGATGGCTGCTGCGGCTGTTTGATTGTTGGTTAACGGATCAACCACAATCCAGCCGTGCTCGCCGTCGATTAAGGTCAGATTCGCCAAGTCAAACCCTCGAACTTGGTAGATTCCATCAGTCACTTTAAATAAGCCGTGGAGATTATTGAGTTGCGCCTGACGCCAGAGGCTAGGGTTTACTGATGGGGGTGCCTCACCTAGGATAAAATCATAGCTTGCGGGTTGCCAAGCGATACTGCCGTTTGGTCCCTCAATGGTGAGGGCGTCTGGTCGGGCAATTAGCCCACGGCTGGCGTCGTCGAAATCCGCTTTGTCAGTAAGTCGAAGCGTTTTTAGAACCTGGCGATTGATGTTTGCTGTCGTCTCGGTTGCCGCGCTGCTGCCAAAGGCGTCGGTATCGGCATTTGCGGCGGTCATTGGCGCGGGGCGATCACAGGCGGCTAGCAGGCTAAATGCCAGTACCGGCATATATTTTTTTGTGACGGCAATAATCGGCATTGCTGCTTGTCCTCGCATTACAAACATCTTTACATAAATGAAGGCACGCTAAGGCCGCGGTCGGCCGCGCTGCCGAGCTAATAAACGGTACGCAGTTATGCCATAGCGATTGGCGCGGCATGGATGAAGTGTAGCCAAGGGTTCTGGGGGCGCAAGCAATACGCTTTGGACAAACAGTCTTATCCATACTGCAATTGCTGCTCGGTCGTGTCGAGCGTCAGAGTGATTTGAGGTCGTCGGGCGAGATTTGGCCTTTAAGCGATATACACTATCGGCGATGAGAGGCTTTTTTAACATAGCAAAAAGCCCCGCGAGGCAGGGCCTGGCGGGGCTTTTGGGCTGTGGCAGATTTAGAACTTAAACCAAATGCCAGCGCCAGCAGTACTGTCGGTGGTGCTTATCGCGCCAACAGTGTCATTTTCAACTTGAGCGGCATAGGCAAAGACAGTCAGCGCCGAGCTTAATTTGTAATCAGCGCCAAGGGCTGCTTGGGTTTTTTCCTGGTCACCGGTTACTAGCTCTGTTTCACCAACGCCGTATTGCGCCTTTAATACCCATTTGTCGCTAGCATTAAATGCGGCGCTAATCAGTGCGCTATCTTCTTGCTGGGAATCGACTTCACCAGCCAATTCTGCAGTTTGAACCAACACGCCGAGATCAACTGGACCAAGACGGGTGGTGAAAATGGCGCGGGTGGTGTCGTAGTCTTCGATGTCGGTGTCATGAGCAACAGCGAACAAAAACTGCTTGGTTTGGTACTGCACAGAGAAAACATTGCCGTCGGCGGCATTATCTTCATTGGTGTCGCGATTTTCGCCGGGAGATACCGCTGCAGTAAAACTCAGGCC
It includes:
- a CDS encoding medium chain dehydrogenase/reductase family protein, with protein sequence MYKRVELSAFGKPDVLHVVTEADLPEPEPGQVRVRVLSAGTGFTDTIIRQGQYPGVKTKPPFTPGYDWFGIVDKLGAGVSDLQVGQFVADMPVIGGYTQYLCVDAKQLVVAPPGLDPAEAVCMILSYTTAYQMLTRELSLVPGQRCLVHAAGGAVGSALLELGALLGLEMIGTGSQAKKALIEGLGAQFIDYRNEDVGARVAELAPGGVDAVFDTLGGQSWSVSYRCLRKGGRLVAFGALQLTTGQETVPQLLLGFSKLLVLWRLLPDGKSSGFYNIQTRRQRHPSDFNEDLGALFNLLAEGKLHPAIAERVALDDVVEIHRRLDCGDIVGKVVLDCTL
- a CDS encoding iron-containing alcohol dehydrogenase yields the protein MHFLIVLYSRIMAVLSHITMKFISVPSPMIYSGAGSATALCAAIGRFSCKRVLVVTDSVLVELGLVGRVTAELEKIGVAVEIYDAILPDPDFSQVEGGITLCQKMRCDAVLAIGGGSSLDAAKVIAVSAGSGQLPRKMQGFFKVAKRGLPLYCIPTTAGTGSEATMVSVITDAANSTKCFIVDPKLVPDAVALDASLMTGLPPAITAATGIDALTHAIESSLATEATEETLKKSLAATAMIFRYLETAVNDGENLEAREAMAVASCYAGAAFTVTNVGYVHGLAHQLGALCHIPHGLANALFLPHVLDFYCDTAAPQMARIAAAADIGRDADSDLERAKKLIEAVRSLEGRIGVPTSSDALKPEMVEELARRALKESHGLYGYPVPKYMRKEECEAIVRKILPA
- a CDS encoding alkyl/aryl-sulfatase; the protein is MPIIAVTKKYMPVLAFSLLAACDRPAPMTAANADTDAFGSSAATETTANINRQVLKTLRLTDKADFDDASRGLIARPDALTIEGPNGSIAWQPASYDFILGEAPPSVNPSLWRQAQLNNLHGLFKVTDGIYQVRGFDLANLTLIDGEHGWIVVDPLTNNQTAAAAINFAFEHLPRKPISAILFTHSHIDHFGGVLGALDAGQTDIAKVRVIAPQGFLEEATSENMLAGPTMMRRSDYMYGSTLPRTERGHVDSGLGKGPSYGNISILPPTETIDHTGQTLTIDGVEFVFQNVSGSEAPAEFTFYLPAHKAFCGAELVSRNMHNLYTLRGAKVRDALAWSGFIDEAKNMFSAADVYFASHHWPIWGSQRIASFLEIQRDTYKYIHDQTLRLAYKGYTPSEIAEQIKLPAALQESFANRGYYGSLRHNARAVYQRYFGWYDGNPANLDPLPPEQAAQHYVAAMGGAEQVLALAQSAFDGGEYRWTATLLNHLVFAQPADSEAKALLARNYEQLGYQAESAPWRDIYLTGAKELRQGKPKSAAELALGRDMVKFAARSNFFDVMAAQLNAEKAEGLAMTINFHFTDLNENHVLTLKNSVLHHTQAAAVENANATLKISHDLFLDLVLGNASLKKLIFSDQLSIEGSKIDLARFFALQDKPQGVFEIVRP
- a CDS encoding porin translates to MKRLLLPASILLASGAQLAHADLSFYGKANVSYQQTDLESKDTEQWELNSNASRIGLKGSTPIDNTGLTVIYQAEYEIAVDTGTADSKSGNTFKQRNTFVGIQGDFGTLSAGQFDTATKLLGKEVDQFNDLVIGDIKNIMEGENRQKNIVQYSSPTVLGGLSFTAAVSPGENRDTNEDNAADGNVFSVQYQTKQFLFAVAHDTDIEDYDTTRAIFTTRLGPVDLGVLVQTAELAGEVDSQQEDSALISAAFNASDKWVLKAQYGVGETELVTGDQEKTQAALGADYKLSSALTVFAYAAQVENDTVGAISTTDSTAGAGIWFKF